In Chromobacterium rhizoryzae, one genomic interval encodes:
- the gdhA gene encoding NADP-specific glutamate dehydrogenase produces the protein MHHALQTLLDRVRLRDPEQFEFHQAAAEVLHSLDDFLSRHPHHFDHGLLERLLEPERVILFRVSWVDDHGRVQVNRGYRVQMNSALGPYKGGLRFHPSVTLGTLKFLAFEQTFKNALTGLPLGGAKGGADFDPKGKSEGEVMRFCQAFASELFRHIGAETDVPAGDIGVGAREIGYLFGQHKRLSNQFSGVFTGKGPSYGGSLMRPEATGYGLAYFVERMLATRGQALAGKRAALSGSGNVALYAAEKLLALGVRVVSLSDSEGALSLPDGLSPDLLAALIEHKHQRRGRLAAFAADHGLDFLVGQRPWGLRCDIALPCATQNELDADDAEALLANGCCCVAEGANMPCTAQAAQRFQRAGALYAPGKASNAGGVAVSGLEMSQNATHLPWSAQEVDARLRRIMEEIHEACVRHGGQPDGAVDYARGANVAAFGKVAAAMLAQGVI, from the coding sequence ATGCATCATGCTCTGCAAACTTTATTGGACCGGGTCCGCCTGCGCGACCCGGAACAGTTCGAATTCCATCAGGCCGCGGCGGAAGTGCTGCACAGCCTGGACGATTTCCTCAGCCGTCATCCGCACCACTTCGACCATGGCCTGCTGGAACGGCTGCTGGAGCCGGAGCGCGTCATTCTGTTCCGCGTGTCCTGGGTGGACGATCACGGCCGCGTCCAGGTCAACCGCGGCTACCGGGTGCAGATGAACAGCGCGCTGGGGCCGTACAAGGGCGGTCTGCGCTTTCATCCCTCGGTGACGCTGGGCACGCTGAAATTCCTGGCTTTCGAACAAACCTTCAAGAACGCCTTGACCGGCCTGCCGCTGGGCGGAGCCAAGGGCGGCGCGGACTTCGACCCCAAGGGCAAGAGCGAGGGCGAGGTGATGCGGTTTTGCCAGGCTTTCGCCAGCGAGCTGTTCCGCCACATCGGCGCCGAGACTGATGTGCCGGCCGGCGACATCGGCGTCGGCGCGCGCGAGATCGGCTATCTGTTCGGGCAGCACAAGCGGCTGAGCAATCAGTTTTCCGGCGTCTTCACCGGCAAAGGCCCCAGCTACGGCGGCAGCCTGATGCGGCCGGAGGCCACCGGCTACGGCTTGGCGTATTTCGTCGAACGCATGCTGGCCACGCGCGGGCAGGCGCTGGCCGGCAAACGCGCGGCCTTGTCCGGCTCCGGCAACGTCGCGCTGTACGCGGCGGAAAAACTGCTGGCGCTGGGCGTCCGGGTGGTCAGCTTGTCGGATTCGGAAGGCGCGCTCAGCCTGCCGGACGGCCTGAGCCCGGACTTGCTGGCGGCCTTGATCGAGCATAAGCATCAGCGCCGCGGCCGGCTGGCCGCCTTCGCCGCCGACCACGGCCTGGACTTTCTCGTTGGGCAGCGGCCATGGGGTCTGCGCTGCGACATCGCCCTGCCCTGCGCCACGCAAAACGAGCTGGACGCCGACGACGCGGAGGCCTTGCTGGCCAATGGCTGCTGCTGCGTGGCGGAAGGGGCCAATATGCCTTGCACCGCCCAGGCGGCGCAGCGCTTCCAGCGGGCCGGCGCGCTGTACGCGCCCGGCAAGGCGTCCAACGCCGGCGGCGTGGCGGTGTCCGGCCTGGAAATGAGCCAGAACGCCACCCACCTGCCCTGGAGCGCTCAGGAGGTGGACGCCCGGCTGCGCCGGATCATGGAGGAGATTCACGAGGCCTGCGTGCGGCATGGCGGCCAGCCGGACGGCGCGGTCGACTACGCCCGCGGCGCCAATGTGGCGGCCTTCGGCAAGGTGGCCGCGGCGATGCTGGCGCAAGGCGTGATCTGA
- a CDS encoding DUF2249 domain-containing protein: MTPQDLRHLAPPEPMEIILDAAEQMRPGDSRAWVLPHHPTPLLPMLEKAGLLYRFELSGDGGVVLILSRP, from the coding sequence ATGACCCCGCAAGACCTGCGCCACCTGGCGCCGCCCGAGCCGATGGAGATCATTCTGGACGCCGCCGAACAAATGCGGCCCGGCGACAGCCGCGCCTGGGTGCTGCCCCACCATCCCACTCCGCTGCTGCCCATGCTGGAAAAAGCCGGCCTGCTGTATCGCTTTGAACTGTCGGGGGACGGCGGCGTCGTGCTGATTCTGAGCCGGCCATGA
- a CDS encoding CbbQ/NirQ/NorQ/GpvN family protein — MNAPELLTIPVPFYQPQGAECELFEAAWRQQLPVLIKGPTGCGKTRFVAHMAARLGLPLITVSCHDDLSAADLVGRHLIADGATVWCDGPLTRAVRIGGICYLDEVVEARKDTTVVLHPLTDDRRILPVERTGEVLQAPPGFMLVVSYNPGYQHVLKTLKPSTRQRFVAMSFDFPPPEVEIGVLMLESGIGEALARQLVTLAGQLRRLSGYDLEEAASTRLLVYAAKLIQAGLPPWQACRTALAEPLSDDADTVAALLAVIQTQFPG, encoded by the coding sequence ATGAACGCGCCTGAACTCCTGACTATCCCCGTCCCCTTCTATCAGCCGCAAGGCGCCGAGTGCGAGCTGTTCGAAGCCGCCTGGCGCCAGCAACTGCCGGTGCTGATCAAGGGGCCCACCGGCTGCGGCAAGACCCGCTTCGTCGCCCATATGGCGGCGCGGCTCGGCCTGCCGTTGATCACCGTCTCCTGCCACGACGACCTGAGCGCCGCCGATCTGGTGGGCCGCCACCTGATCGCCGACGGCGCCACCGTCTGGTGCGACGGCCCGCTGACCCGCGCGGTGCGGATAGGAGGCATCTGCTACCTGGACGAAGTGGTGGAAGCGCGCAAAGACACCACCGTGGTGTTGCACCCGCTGACCGACGACCGCCGCATCCTGCCGGTGGAACGCACCGGCGAAGTGCTGCAAGCGCCGCCGGGCTTCATGCTGGTGGTGTCCTACAACCCCGGCTACCAACACGTGTTGAAAACGCTGAAGCCCAGCACTCGCCAGCGTTTTGTCGCCATGAGCTTCGATTTTCCGCCGCCAGAAGTGGAAATCGGCGTGCTGATGCTGGAAAGCGGGATAGGCGAAGCGCTGGCGCGCCAACTGGTGACGCTGGCCGGCCAGCTGCGGCGCTTGTCCGGCTACGACCTGGAAGAAGCCGCCAGCACGCGGCTGTTGGTGTACGCCGCCAAGTTGATCCAGGCCGGCCTGCCGCCCTGGCAAGCCTGCCGCACCGCGCTGGCGGAACCGCTGAGTGACGACGCCGACACCGTGGCGGCGCTGCTGGCGGTGATCCAGACCCAATTCCCCGGCTGA
- a CDS encoding cbb3-type cytochrome c oxidase subunit I codes for MSNATVATPPRGATAAVAQVRYRSQAVAKPYFIAAIGLFIGQIVFGLIIGLQYVIGDFLFPAVPFGTARMVHTNLLIVWLLFGFMGAGYYLIPEESERELHSPRLAIITFWVFLVAGALTILGYLGLPYHELARLTGNDLLPTMGRGYLEQPLITKVGIVLVALSFLYNLSMTLLAGRKTSISIVMMLGLWGLAVFFLFSFVNPDNLVLDKYYWWWVVHLWVEGVWELIMGAMLAFVLVKVTGVDREVIEKWLYLIIAMTLITGIIGTGHHYFWIGVPAYWQLWGSIFSALEPVPFFMMTLFAFNMVKRRRREHPNQAATLWALGTGVMSFLGAGVWGFIGTLSVVNYYTHGTQVTASHGHMAFYGAYVMVVLTMISYTMPLLRGREANCAQAQKVEKTAFWVMTLSIVAITLCLTAAGAVQVWLQRMSATPLSFMETQERIMPIYWGRWVFGISFFCGLVLYVISFFVTGKRED; via the coding sequence ATGAGCAACGCTACCGTGGCCACGCCGCCGCGCGGCGCGACCGCAGCCGTCGCGCAGGTGCGCTACCGCTCGCAGGCCGTGGCCAAACCCTATTTCATCGCCGCCATCGGCCTGTTCATCGGCCAGATCGTGTTTGGCCTGATCATCGGCCTGCAATACGTGATCGGCGATTTCCTGTTTCCCGCCGTGCCCTTCGGCACCGCCCGCATGGTGCACACCAACCTGCTGATCGTCTGGCTGCTGTTCGGCTTCATGGGCGCCGGCTACTACCTGATCCCGGAGGAGAGCGAGCGCGAACTGCACAGCCCGCGGCTGGCCATCATCACCTTCTGGGTGTTCCTTGTGGCCGGCGCGCTGACCATACTCGGCTACCTGGGCCTGCCCTACCATGAACTGGCCCGGCTCACCGGCAACGATCTGCTGCCCACCATGGGCCGCGGCTATCTGGAACAGCCGCTGATCACCAAGGTGGGCATCGTGCTGGTGGCGCTGTCCTTTCTCTACAACCTGTCCATGACCCTGCTGGCCGGCCGCAAGACCAGCATCAGCATCGTGATGATGCTGGGCCTGTGGGGCCTGGCCGTGTTCTTCCTGTTCTCCTTCGTCAACCCGGACAACCTGGTGCTGGACAAGTACTACTGGTGGTGGGTGGTGCACCTGTGGGTGGAAGGCGTGTGGGAACTGATCATGGGCGCGATGCTGGCCTTCGTGCTGGTGAAAGTGACCGGGGTGGACCGCGAGGTGATCGAAAAATGGCTGTACCTGATCATCGCCATGACCCTGATCACCGGCATCATCGGCACCGGCCACCATTATTTCTGGATAGGCGTGCCGGCCTACTGGCAGCTGTGGGGCTCCATCTTCTCCGCGCTGGAGCCGGTGCCCTTCTTCATGATGACCCTGTTCGCCTTCAATATGGTCAAACGCCGCCGCCGCGAACACCCCAACCAGGCCGCCACCTTGTGGGCGCTGGGCACCGGAGTGATGTCCTTCCTCGGCGCCGGGGTGTGGGGCTTCATCGGCACGCTGTCGGTGGTCAACTACTACACCCACGGCACCCAGGTGACCGCCTCCCACGGCCACATGGCCTTCTACGGCGCTTACGTGATGGTGGTGCTGACCATGATCTCCTACACCATGCCGCTGCTGCGCGGGCGCGAGGCCAATTGCGCGCAGGCGCAGAAGGTGGAAAAAACCGCGTTCTGGGTGATGACCCTGTCCATCGTGGCCATCACCTTGTGCCTGACCGCCGCCGGCGCGGTCCAGGTGTGGTTGCAGCGCATGTCCGCCACGCCGTTGTCCTTCATGGAGACGCAGGAACGGATCATGCCCATCTACTGGGGGCGCTGGGTGTTCGGCATCAGCTTCTTCTGCGGGCTGGTGTTGTACGTGATCAGCTTCTTCGTCACCGGCAAGCGCGAGGATTGA
- a CDS encoding cytochrome C oxidase subunit IV family protein — protein MTHPTPLAQTGLWLLLSGLTLLAAWLAEGGRPPHLALIALGLAWLKGVLLVERYMGLRDAPCWLRALVQGWLALVSAALLLSFI, from the coding sequence ATGACTCATCCCACTCCTCTTGCGCAAACCGGCCTGTGGCTGTTGTTGTCCGGGCTGACCCTGCTGGCCGCCTGGCTGGCCGAAGGCGGCCGGCCGCCGCATCTGGCGCTGATCGCGCTGGGCCTGGCCTGGCTCAAGGGCGTGTTGCTGGTGGAGCGCTATATGGGCTTGCGCGACGCGCCTTGCTGGCTGCGCGCGCTGGTGCAGGGCTGGCTGGCGCTGGTGTCGGCCGCGCTGCTGCTCAGCTTTATCTGA
- the cobA gene encoding uroporphyrinogen-III C-methyltransferase — protein MIRPVTPLPRAGLSAAAPPFPPGSVALLGAGPGCADLLTVRAAQRLAQADAVLYDHLIDAEILQLAPPSARRVCVGKRASRHTLPQAEINQLMIALARQGLRVARLKGGDPFMFGRGGEEMRALLAAGIRCEAVPGVSAALGAAASLALPLTHRDYAQGCRFVTGHRREGASALAWTADSGPDETVVVYMGLGEAAHIAEQLLSHGRAPDTPVAIVEQACMPGERCVCGRLSELGRLAEQYRLRAPALLIIGGVVRLHQELAALRAALGHGLGFLDPGHSAAPAAAAILRAPSHEYTP, from the coding sequence ATGATCCGCCCCGTCACCCCTCTTCCCCGCGCCGGACTGAGCGCCGCCGCCCCGCCCTTTCCGCCCGGCAGCGTCGCGCTCTTGGGCGCCGGCCCCGGCTGCGCCGATCTGCTCACCGTGCGCGCCGCGCAGCGCCTGGCCCAGGCCGACGCGGTGCTGTACGACCACCTGATAGACGCCGAGATCCTGCAATTGGCGCCGCCCTCCGCCCGGCGCGTCTGCGTCGGCAAGCGCGCCAGCCGCCACACCTTGCCGCAGGCCGAAATCAACCAGTTGATGATCGCGCTGGCGCGCCAGGGCCTGCGCGTGGCGCGGCTGAAGGGCGGCGATCCCTTCATGTTCGGCCGCGGCGGCGAGGAGATGCGCGCGCTGCTGGCGGCCGGCATCCGCTGCGAGGCGGTGCCGGGCGTCAGCGCCGCGCTGGGCGCGGCGGCCAGCCTGGCGCTGCCGCTGACCCACCGCGACTACGCCCAGGGCTGCCGCTTCGTCACCGGCCACCGCCGCGAAGGCGCGTCGGCGCTGGCCTGGACCGCGGACAGCGGGCCGGACGAAACCGTGGTGGTCTATATGGGCTTGGGCGAGGCCGCCCATATCGCCGAACAGCTGCTGAGCCACGGCCGCGCGCCGGACACGCCGGTGGCCATCGTCGAGCAGGCCTGTATGCCGGGCGAGCGCTGCGTCTGCGGCCGCTTGTCCGAGCTGGGCCGGCTGGCGGAGCAATACCGGCTGCGCGCGCCGGCGCTGTTGATCATAGGCGGCGTGGTGCGTCTGCATCAGGAGCTGGCCGCGCTGCGCGCGGCGCTGGGCCATGGTTTGGGATTCCTTGATCCCGGTCATTCTGCCGCCCCCGCCGCCGCGGCCATACTGCGCGCTCCATCCCACGAGTACACGCCATGA
- a CDS encoding cytochrome c oxidase subunit 3: MELSAPPERRVPGDLAMWCFILAELAVFGVFFLAYAWARRQQPALFAAGQGELELGLPTLNTLLLLAGSAAMLAALSAFSADRQRAGRRWLALTLLAGSGFLGLKGYELVGKALQGITMSSNDFWMFYLSLTVFHFLHVVLGMVIVAAVWRLARDGRYKPGSMDEVETAAAYWHMVDLVWLLLFALVYVAR, encoded by the coding sequence ATGGAGCTGAGCGCGCCGCCGGAGCGCCGCGTGCCGGGCGATCTGGCGATGTGGTGTTTCATCCTGGCCGAGCTGGCGGTGTTCGGCGTGTTCTTCCTGGCCTACGCCTGGGCCCGCCGGCAACAGCCGGCGTTGTTCGCGGCAGGGCAGGGCGAACTGGAGCTGGGCCTGCCCACGCTCAACACCCTGCTGCTGCTGGCCGGCAGCGCCGCCATGCTGGCCGCGCTCAGCGCCTTTTCCGCCGACCGGCAGCGCGCCGGACGGCGCTGGCTGGCGCTGACCTTGCTGGCCGGCAGCGGCTTTCTTGGTTTGAAAGGCTATGAGCTGGTGGGCAAGGCCTTGCAAGGGATTACCATGTCCAGCAACGACTTCTGGATGTTCTACCTGTCGTTGACGGTGTTTCACTTCCTGCACGTGGTGTTGGGCATGGTAATCGTGGCGGCGGTGTGGCGGCTGGCCCGAGACGGCCGTTACAAGCCGGGATCGATGGACGAGGTGGAAACCGCCGCCGCCTACTGGCATATGGTGGACTTGGTGTGGTTGCTGTTGTTCGCCCTGGTCTACGTGGCGAGATAG
- a CDS encoding hemerythrin domain-containing protein, with translation MSAIDTLVEQHRACDARFADCETAARAQDWALALSHFQAFRREMEAHFAVEEDALFPAFEAASGSSMGPTRIMRMEHQDMRDLLEDMDEALAAQHLQAFLGLNDTLLILMQQHNMKEENVLYPMCAQALPEMAELIAEGAQP, from the coding sequence ATGAGCGCCATCGACACCCTTGTTGAGCAACACCGCGCCTGCGACGCGCGCTTCGCCGATTGCGAAACCGCGGCCCGCGCGCAGGACTGGGCCTTGGCCCTGAGCCATTTCCAGGCTTTCCGCCGGGAGATGGAAGCGCATTTCGCCGTTGAAGAAGACGCGCTGTTCCCGGCTTTCGAAGCCGCCAGCGGCAGCAGCATGGGGCCGACCCGCATCATGCGCATGGAGCATCAGGACATGCGGGATTTGCTGGAGGACATGGACGAGGCGCTGGCCGCGCAGCATCTGCAAGCTTTCCTGGGCCTGAACGACACCCTGCTCATCCTGATGCAGCAACACAATATGAAGGAAGAAAACGTGCTCTACCCCATGTGCGCGCAAGCGCTGCCGGAAATGGCGGAGTTGATTGCGGAGGGCGCGCAGCCATGA
- a CDS encoding nitric oxide reductase activation protein NorD, which translates to MEDIVGGWWDKLARRAARRGFPEYAAELAQVTAQAPLFFRAMGGDPALALRTTVGTEHGARRGWLQRLAGTGARMELAWRDSQALYLPERIDCFPSAALNRDCYFWLLAQAAYAADSDGDWLSRNRLAAARALADMPGLAAVYRRLAAAALAQRPKPSGLPPAEAAVERAIQAALSRPEQAVTLPPLSRPPQPVPLWLHPEPPLTEAEGQGSRHADGERGGGKDAQRQRRRYRARRMEQDQRKNGMLMVFRAESLFTWDEYVKVNRHNDDDDDGNGEIAAEDMNRLTLGQDAHTRGSRLRFDLDLPAAAYDDTPLGPGIKLPEWHWKRQCLVEDHCLLRPMLPRDAAPAPLPERLQPLARRLRRQFQALAPERRRRSGETAGPDIDLDRLIRFLAERRGGAALSEPALYQDWPPSERSLACLTLADLSLSTESWLGETGRVIDVIRDSLLLFAEALAASGDDFGLYGFSSLRRQEVRLQILKDFADRYDDAARGRILAIRPGYYTRMGAAIRQCTRILSERPAQRRLLLLISDGKPNDLDHYEGRYGIEDTRQAVLEARRAGLTPFCVTIDREAGDYLPHLFGRNGYALVRQAERLPQALTRLYASLTT; encoded by the coding sequence ATGGAAGACATTGTCGGCGGCTGGTGGGACAAACTGGCGCGGCGCGCGGCGCGGCGCGGTTTTCCGGAATACGCGGCGGAGCTGGCGCAGGTGACGGCGCAAGCGCCGCTGTTCTTCCGCGCCATGGGCGGCGACCCGGCGCTGGCGCTGCGCACCACCGTGGGCACCGAACACGGCGCGCGCCGCGGCTGGCTGCAACGGCTGGCCGGCACCGGCGCGCGGATGGAGCTGGCCTGGCGGGACAGCCAGGCGCTCTATCTGCCCGAGCGCATCGATTGTTTTCCCAGCGCCGCCCTCAACCGCGACTGCTACTTCTGGCTGCTGGCCCAGGCCGCCTACGCGGCCGACAGCGACGGAGACTGGCTGAGCCGCAACCGCCTGGCCGCGGCGCGCGCCTTGGCGGACATGCCGGGCCTGGCCGCCGTTTACCGCCGGCTGGCGGCGGCCGCGCTGGCGCAGCGGCCGAAGCCCTCCGGCCTGCCACCTGCGGAAGCCGCGGTGGAGCGCGCGATCCAGGCGGCGCTGAGCCGGCCGGAGCAGGCGGTGACGCTGCCGCCGTTGAGCCGGCCGCCGCAGCCGGTGCCGCTGTGGTTGCACCCGGAACCGCCGCTGACGGAGGCCGAAGGGCAGGGCAGCCGCCACGCCGACGGCGAACGCGGCGGCGGCAAGGACGCCCAGCGCCAGCGCCGCCGCTACCGCGCGCGGCGCATGGAACAGGACCAGCGCAAGAACGGCATGCTGATGGTGTTCCGCGCGGAAAGCCTGTTCACCTGGGACGAATACGTCAAGGTCAACCGCCACAACGACGACGACGATGACGGCAACGGCGAAATCGCCGCCGAAGACATGAACCGGCTGACCCTGGGCCAGGACGCCCATACCCGCGGCAGCCGGCTGCGTTTCGATCTGGACCTGCCGGCCGCCGCCTACGACGACACCCCGCTGGGGCCGGGCATCAAGCTGCCGGAATGGCACTGGAAGCGGCAATGCCTGGTGGAGGACCACTGCCTGCTGCGGCCGATGCTGCCGCGCGACGCCGCGCCGGCGCCGCTGCCGGAGCGCTTGCAGCCGCTGGCGCGCCGGCTGCGACGGCAATTCCAGGCGCTGGCGCCGGAGCGCCGCCGGCGCAGCGGCGAAACCGCCGGGCCGGACATCGACCTGGACCGGCTGATCCGCTTCCTTGCGGAACGGCGCGGCGGCGCGGCGCTAAGCGAGCCGGCGCTGTACCAGGACTGGCCGCCGAGCGAACGCAGCCTGGCCTGCCTGACCCTGGCCGACCTGTCGCTGTCCACCGAAAGCTGGCTGGGCGAAACCGGCCGGGTGATCGACGTGATCCGCGACAGCCTGCTGCTGTTCGCCGAGGCGCTGGCCGCCAGCGGCGACGACTTCGGCCTGTACGGTTTTTCCTCGCTGCGGCGGCAGGAAGTGCGCTTGCAGATCCTCAAAGACTTTGCCGACCGTTACGACGACGCCGCCCGCGGCCGCATCCTCGCCATCCGGCCCGGCTACTACACCCGGATGGGCGCGGCCATCCGCCAGTGCACCCGCATCCTGAGCGAGCGGCCGGCGCAGCGCCGTTTGTTGTTGCTGATCTCGGACGGCAAGCCCAACGATCTGGACCACTACGAAGGCCGCTACGGCATAGAAGACACGCGCCAGGCGGTGCTGGAAGCCCGCCGCGCCGGCCTGACCCCGTTCTGCGTGACCATAGACCGCGAGGCGGGCGATTATCTGCCGCATTTGTTCGGCCGCAATGGTTATGCGCTGGTGAGGCAGGCGGAGAGGTTGCCGCAGGCGTTGACCAGGCTGTATGCCAGTCTGACGACGTGA
- a CDS encoding c-type cytochrome, which yields MPESVQFGPSTAPAVQAFEEDMMSASFTKSTARNIFYGGSVFFFLLFLGLTLDTTLALPSHNAKAQLTEQAVRGKKIWETRSCGGCHTLLGEGAYFGPELGNVYVRRGPEFIKGWMQAMPTNAPGRRQMPQFHLNPAELDDLVAFLKYASQINTNNWPPNIEG from the coding sequence ATGCCCGAATCCGTACAGTTCGGCCCGAGTACCGCGCCGGCGGTGCAAGCATTCGAGGAGGACATGATGAGCGCGAGCTTCACCAAATCGACCGCCCGCAATATTTTTTACGGCGGCTCGGTTTTCTTTTTCCTGTTGTTCCTGGGGCTGACCCTGGACACCACCCTGGCCCTGCCCAGCCATAACGCCAAGGCCCAGCTCACCGAGCAGGCGGTGCGCGGCAAGAAGATCTGGGAGACGCGCAGTTGCGGCGGCTGCCACACCTTGCTGGGCGAGGGCGCTTACTTCGGGCCGGAGCTGGGCAACGTCTACGTGCGCCGCGGCCCGGAATTCATCAAGGGCTGGATGCAGGCGATGCCGACCAACGCGCCGGGCCGCCGCCAGATGCCGCAGTTCCATCTGAACCCGGCCGAGCTGGACGACCTGGTGGCCTTCCTGAAGTACGCGTCGCAGATCAACACCAATAACTGGCCGCCCAATATCGAGGGCTGA
- a CDS encoding NADH-quinone oxidoreductase subunit A, whose product MLQNYFPILLFIVVGLLVGVVPLLMGKLLGPNRPDPEKLSPYECGFEAFEDARMRFDVRYYLVAILFILFDLEVAFMIPWAVTLKELGGFGLGAMAVFLGVLVVGFIYEWKKGALQWD is encoded by the coding sequence ATGCTGCAGAATTACTTTCCCATCCTGTTATTCATCGTCGTCGGACTGCTGGTGGGCGTGGTGCCGCTGCTGATGGGCAAGTTGCTGGGGCCAAACCGGCCGGATCCGGAAAAGCTGTCGCCGTACGAGTGCGGCTTCGAGGCCTTCGAAGACGCGCGCATGCGCTTCGACGTCCGCTACTACCTGGTGGCCATCCTGTTCATCCTCTTCGATCTGGAAGTCGCTTTCATGATTCCCTGGGCGGTGACGCTGAAGGAGCTGGGTGGCTTCGGCCTGGGCGCGATGGCGGTGTTCCTGGGCGTGCTGGTCGTCGGCTTCATCTATGAATGGAAGAAGGGCGCTTTGCAGTGGGACTGA